agatAACAAAAGAACGCGAGTGTCAGCCGCAGCGTTCGCCACGGAGGGAAATTACGgtagaattttcattctcttggTTTATGTCAATTGCAACATATTCCTATTTCCCATCTGTTACGTTTTACATTTAATCGAGCCTCTTGTATTCATAACGGAAGTGGCAGCTCAGACTAGAATGACTTAATAACAAACATCAAGCAAATGTTTCTCAAAATACTCAATTGAAATGTCAGTGAAACGATGATACGACGAAATCCCCCGAAAAGTACTAGAAATTTCTccgaaaaaatttatcagcctcgaattttaattttttttctcaattgatTTACGTCGTGCAATTTAAATCGTCGAGCAATCTGTCCCCGAGTAATAGTAACTCTGAACTGTCGAGTACAATTGAACATACCCGGGTGATTCCATTGGTGCGAATAAACGGCAATCGACAGAGTGATTAATGGAAACGATAAAACCAACTGCCAGTTCTGCATTTccctctcactcattctcagTTTATCTTCTCACGTAGACTGGAATAAATGATTGTTTGAAGAATAGCCCCAGTGTGAATTGAAATTGTggctatttgtttttttattttttttttcacctccatttttatagaaaacatTTTGAACAGAGCCATTCGTAACCaatatccattttttccaattgaaCTGGAATgtgaaaatcgaattttccaaCTGTCAATGCAATAAATTCAAGTTTCTCTCGATACGTTAGAATTTAATTCtaagggagaaagagaattgCAAGATTGGAAGGTGCTTTGAACTGGAATAAGTTATTAGTATGGAGATTCTAAAATTACTCCAGGGAGTTTGAATATAAATATGGAATTTCTGAAGTAGCAAAGGGAATATTGAATCAGAAACTCACCAGCAGGACAGAATCTACCCTCGGGGCCATCGTAAATGGCCAAATTCTGCTTCACTGGTATCGTATCGTTCTTCAGGGTGAGGTGAGGTGGCTGATCACCTTCGTGATTCGTTCCAGTTAATGCTACAGAGGAGAGAAGATCAAAAGACACTTCGTTGTCAGGTTTTGGGTAGTCTATAGGAGTGCAATGAGAGGCTGGCTTCAATTTGGTGTGATCAGCTCCTAGTACATATTAAAATGCAAACATTAATTAAGTAGGGAGTGGCGAGGTAAAATTAACATATTTTTATCTAAACTAGTGTGCTAGTACTGACAATGAACACTGGAATATCATTATCGAACTATAGAACAACtatgtgaagaaaaaaatatgttgattTTAGTGATTTAATTACTGGATAATTGGACTGGATAATTCATGGCTGCAAAAATATCGTCTTTTTCAGCTATTTagcaattcaataaatttatcacaGGGAGTACAATGAAAACGTggctcaaaaataatttttttttgttatcgtGAACAAATTGATTCTTGaacaaatcaataattaaagaaattaatgggtgatttaaatattcaacaCCGACGATAGGGCTTACCAACGCCTATATCTgacagaagaaaaatattcaattccatCTATTCCCTAGCGCACAATCAAGAATAAATGTTGTTcgatgaaaatgtgaaaattaccTCCATGAGATAATGTCCAAGGTTCCTTGCCCCCAACGACCATGGAAAACCCGGAGTACATAAGGCCCCCATACATTCCCAGCTTGCTGTGAAAACTAGGCCTGAAGTTCCTGACTGCATACAGCTCCTTCCATATCCAACTATCTTTAATTTTATCCGTATAATTTTTGGGCTCGAGTCCAGCTGTCGCAGGAGAATTCGTCTCAGCATCGACAATCGCCTCCATTGCACTCTCAGCAGCCAACATCCCACTCTTCATGGCATTGTGGACTCCCTTGATCTTGGGAACGTTCAGAAATCCAGCTGTACAACCCACAAGACATCCTCCAGGGAACTGCAGTTTTGGGAGACTCTGGAATCCACCTTCTACAAGTGCTCTAGCACCATAAGCCACTCTGGAAAAGAACGCATTATTTTTCTGGAGGctttcttcgtttttttacAGATTTACTAGCGTGAGGCACTCAGTTAGCGGACGATTAAGGCGAAAACTGAGGGAAAAGTTCAGTCGTGAAAATCTTGGCACGAATCCCTGAATGTAAAGGGTGCTGGGATAATATGGGCACGAGGTAAAATGGACAGCTATGAAAAATGGTTTTACtctcaatttttgaaaatatgtcATCTTTCAAagataaatataaacaaataaatgaagTACTTCGGAATTAGTGGATTCATGAAGGGGCATTTCTCAAAAATGTAAATACCGAAGAAAAATCCGAATAATTATGGAAGTTGGTGACAGGGCTTCAAAAATTGTCTAtcatattaatgaaaatagaCATCCAACAGGATTTCATAGAAAATGATACACAGCTCATTAGAGTCTATCATAAGCTACTATACTACATCAGAGacagtgaaattttttaccTTTTTCCTCCCGCGAACGTCGGTCTGATGGCAGGATGCTGCTTAAACCTCTGGAACTCCTTGAAGGGGTGCAAGTACGGATTCCAGTAATCAAGACCGACGACAAAACCCACTGCCACTAATGGGGTTTCCTCGTTTAGATGATATAAAAAGGAACCTCCGTAGGTGTTTTTATCCAGTGGCCAGCCAATTGTGTGCTCTACTGCACCCGGCCGGTGTTTGTCCGGTTGAATCTCCCAGATCTTGGAAAAAACGTGATTAATTCGTCTTAAGTTAGTTCAAAGATTTGGTGTGATGGATGATGGAAAGAAATCCCGGATCAAAGAGTGACTCGTTTAAGAGAAATAAAGTCTTGAAAGAATTATTGTGATACACAAGAAATTTACCAATGAATCAATCTAGAATTTTTCGCGTAGAAGATAAAATAGCAGTACcgtgaaaaaagaaattatttagaGACAAAAATTGTTCGAATtcgatttttgaattattcggAATGATTTTACTCATCTATCTGTTAACTTTCACATAAAACAACAATCGACTGGCCATAATCCTGTATTCTGCATGATTCCCAAACAAaaataacgaataaaaaaatcgcagaAAAGCACTGTTGCCATTCTaaaccaaaaaatcaatttaaagtACAATCGGCTTTTTGGTGTTACCTCTTTCAGTCCAATTCCATAACTCTGGGGTTCACAATTAGCTCGAAGATTCAATTTATTGGTCAATTGTTTCGTCAGATGTCCATGACAGCCCTCAGCGAATATCGTGCACTTAGCATGTAACTCCATTCCCCTCTCAAAACTACTTTTCGGTGAGCCATCCTTGGCGATACCCACATCATTAGTAGCAATCCCCTTGACCGAGCCATCTTCATGATACAGAATTTCCGAAGCTGCAATACCACAGTAAATATCCACTCCAGCAGCCTCAGCCTGCTCTCCCAACCATCCAACAACATGCCCCAATCTCACAATGTAGTTGCCATGATTGTACATTGGCATTCCCTTGAATATTGGAATTGGAATTCTCCCTTTCTCAGTGAGAAGAGCGAACTTATCCTCGGTTACTGGGGTCTTCAGTGGTGCACCCAATTCCTCCCAATTTGGAATGAGTTCGTTAAGGGCCACTGGATCGATGCAAGCACCACTCAGAATATGACCGCCCACTTCTGACGCTTTTTCTACTAGAGTTACACGAATgtcttttccaattttctcagCCAATTTCTTGGCTTGAATTGCTGCTGACATTCCTGCTGGACCTCCCCCGACTATGAGAATGTCGGTCTCGTCCACTgccctctccatctctatgTCTGCAAAATTATTAAGTCCATTATATTCGAGATTGCTTTTACTCAGAAAAAACGGGGCAGAATGAGTAGTAGACGTTGCTGAGATGTTAATACCTTTGGAACAattttgggaatatttttgtatTCCGACCCTTTCTGCCCTTCGAAAACGAAaacattgaatgaaaaatgaggagattcacaaaatttttcattcgttttaaaaattcacgtaAATTGTTGGTTTTTACGATAAAAcctcataaatttttcattgaaagttttaagttttaattgattgtcaagagtttgaaaattcagaGATGTGATTGTTTggcttttcataattttcaatgtctTCCAGTACCAcgtgaatttgaaaattgataattgctTGAATACTCGAAGAATTAACTGTCAGGCTAAAAAATATCCAGCTTTTTCACTTTCAAATATGTTTTTCTACCTGGCTGAAGGCCATCGGGCAATGCCCACTTGCAGGAGATTTCGTAACGACTCAcgttagaaataaaaatcaataaacataattttctaaCAGTATAGAATGCAAAACGTATTTTTGACAAGCTCGTCTTCTCACTGCATTCATGAATCAAATGCCCCGCGAGTCAAACATAGTCCCCCTTAATTAACTAATCcacttcattaaattattctaaTGTCAAATTAATCACCTTTCCATCGTGGATCCGTCTCTCTAGGAACTATCGTGTAGTGAGTAGTGATTTTTGGAAAGACAGCATTGGAGTACGTTCTTTTGGACAGGTTCTGCAGTCCTCTaactgaaaataaacaattcgtaCAATTATTCCAGATCCACTCACTGGAGCGCATCAAATAAATGTCAAAAATGACAACCGTCTCCTCAAAAAAAGATCACAAATTCTTTTATCTCACCTCGTGAGCAGAGAAGTCTATTATATAATTCAACATATTTATGGAGGGCCTCATGTAATTACAATGTCCtagtttttattcaaaatagtTCGCGAAAATATGCAATGAAATTCTAGGTTATGCAACGGTACAAAGGTTTCCCTAATCAACAACTAAATAATAACTCAACTAATGTCATGTCCTCCAGAACGAGTTCATTACTAATTAGTGGGGATTTACATCGTGACCGATTTTCAGTTGGAGAAGAAAATAACCCGAATAAAATAAGTGAATGACATCGGTTGGAGTACTCACCCAATCTAGCGGAATGGAGAACAGCTGAAGTCATAGTTATACACTGATAACCCACAACTCCGATGACTAGTGGCTGGCCTGCAGGTTGCCCTTAACAACTGATCAGTTGACCACCATTAAGAATGAGTCTACTACTGACCCAGAaaggtaaatatttttcacttttattttcgCAAAAATATGTTTGCTGTCCAAAGGAATTGGCCAGTGGTACCCCTTCATCGGGTGTTGAATTCGTCTCGTATTGGGCGAGGAACAAGAATGTGGAATTACTGTTGGAAATGCGAGTTGCTAGAATGAGCGTCAGGGGGCAGGCCTGCGGAGGGAGTATTTGAATCGGGAGTCATAGGAAAGAGAAGCTCCATTGAAGCCACTCCATCAACGTCAGCAATCTCGCGTATAATTTCTGTGGAAACATTCAACAGGGCAAATAAacctacaatttttattttatttcatggaGATACATCGATATCATATTCATTCCCGTAAACTCACCATGAACCATAAAACCGCGACGTTTTCCCCCTCCGTCCAAGTGACCCCATTcgatcgtaattttttccgaatttttgcTCTACATAATAACGACAAAGCTTCTATAAGTAGATACAAATTCCACATATGAAACCGATTCCTAAGACATGAACATATGAGCTATCATCTCACAAATAAACGCACAGCTGGAAAGTACCAcaccaaaaagaaaaatcatgaaaggTCCCCGAAAATGTGACAGATTAAGTGGATCTGCATCACCAGAATGAATAATTCTCGGTTGCAAAGTCTCTTGATCCCTAGCCTCCCACTTTGTCACAAACCCACCCCGAGTCAGCCTCCTGATACCCACATTGAACGTGGATAAAAACGGGAATCCCCTTTTCACAAAAATGGTTCGCCAGTAGTGTCCCACGATTTCTCGCATAGTGTGCATCTTCAAATAAGACTGAAATATTTCCGGTTTATTTCTCGCACTTGAAATGACCACTGTATTGAGAAAACACGCGACATTATCACCAGCAATCAGTCGTTCATAGCAAAACTTGGAAGAGTATTCCGATACAGTTCGCCCAACGATTTTCTGTATAACCTCATCGTTGGACCGATTCAACAGTGAGAAATGTTCAGGATCAGTCATCACAATCAGATCGCTGTCCCCCAGTTCCTTCAGCGTATCGATTCGCTTTTCAAATGGTGGATTTGTCATGTTTTCAACAAGATGACTCTGCTGAATGGAAAGAAACAATCCTGTGAACACGATCCAACTGATGGCGAGGATCCTCTCAGACAGTCTCGAACCTACGTGATAGAACTGATGATGAATGAGCAATCGGAAGGTGTTCAGGACCGGTGCATTGATACTCTTGCAATACATGTAAATTATCGGTACTAGACAGGACAATACCAACAATGTAAATATCACAacatcaaaatttttgaatatccTTATGATTTCAGGAAGAACTGCGGGCATAGGCACCACAGCGTCAGATATAAAACTTGTGTGAGGCAGAAGATACTCGACGAGATCACTAGCTTCACCCCAGATATGACTGTTACCAAGTATTTCAGAATAATTCGTAGTCAAATCGTAGGTGATGCCAATTACTGTACCATTTGGGGATGTCATTCTGTAATACTCGGCGGTAGACATCGGCCGGCTTCTGAGGTCAATCGTGAAATTCAGCCAGGATGACAGAGACAGCAACAACTCCACGTCACTGTTGGACCCCAGTTGGGAGATATTGGTCACCGATTGTGAGAGAAAGCTGTCGTACATCGATACTGCAATAGGATATCTTTGGAGATTCTTCATCTTGTTGGGGTAGAGTAAATCGGCGCCCGAGAGGATGTACACTCTCCCTTGATGTCCTTCCTCATTGTTCCAGAAGGGATCATAACTGTGGACAATCAGCTCGTGATTGACTGGATCAGGGTTTGTTGAGACGAGGATGACATTCAAGTAACCGAGGGACCAAAAGGTTCGGAAGGCACTTGTTATGAGTTCGGCGTCGACTGAAGTCGCTATCCAGAGGACGATTTTGGCCCGGGACATGCTGGATGCACCGCAGAGAGTCCTCCAATTGGTGGGATCCACGTCGGGGATGGAATCATAAATTGCAACGATGTGACGGAGCTTGGGACAGATCATGGTGATGCATGGCAGGGTGAAGCTGTCTTGTTGAACGAGGAACGTCGGTCGCAGGGATATGTATTCCTTCGTGATAATGTTCGATGTAGTGTGGTCGGTCTGGGGATTATGAAAATAGAGGTATTGGATTATTGCGGTTCATTTTATAGTCCCAGTGGCGGTTACAGAAATTAATCGACGGCGATGGCGGTAGGGTCATCCGAGGGTTTTCATAAACAAACAATATTTGGTGACGAATGTTCTTTCAGTCTCTGTAACTAGCTTTCAGTCTCCCGGAGGACTCGTAGAGCACACACGTCTCTTCCTCGTGACATTAAAAGGGAATAAGAGAAATTAAGTTTAATCCACTGCGTttagtatttatttatatattgcATTGCATTTCTATGGGAGGAAATCAGTGATGAATTGATTGAACGAGATAACGAGATAATAggagatgaaataaatatttgtcaaGTAGTTTTTGGAAAGGATCTGTCCTCAAATGATCTAACAtaccaattaattttcaaggttTATTATAAGGAACCCTAGAtgtttattgaaataaaattgctcCACTTACTCTAGAATGTGTGATTATGTGAATGGGTGAGAGTCTCTTGACTTCCACCAAGTGACGTCCAACGAATTGTTGTATGACTCGCGTTTTAATCTTTGGAAAGTCATGAAACGCGGCTGCAGTCGTTAATGACGTGAGCATTAACTGTATTAGAGGAGCCGAAACACAAAGGAGCCGGATGATGCACATTCTTCCTTACtacaatttttgttaaaaatgagCCTACCGGTTATGGATGATATAGGGTTCCGATCACTTATGGTAATGAAAATGTCCTCGCGAGGCTCTTTGGCGAAGGTAtgtttgaattattgaatatggTGGAAGGACTTATTCGGCAGGAGTGAAGGGCCCTTGCGAGGTGATGGGCAAACTGGTGATTGTCATTTAATCGGTCatgtttttcaatatttgatgGACTTAGATCACCAGAGAGTGTCTCGGGGGGATTCCCCGACGCAAATGTAACCCCATATCAGAATTGCTTGAAGTGCGGATGAGGCTCATGCGCActtgggaaatttttcaattatataattcaatattttttttatttaaagaatcTAAAAATTTTGGGTTTACCAtactgttggaaaaattctaaagaaaCCCATAAATATTGTAAACAAATAATGTAAATAACTGTAAAATCAAGATACATGACAACTGTCTTTGGATTTAAATTCAGTGAACCAGAAGCTAtgggataatattttttttctattcacttATTCAAAAACATGAAAGTGTCGACGATCAGAAACTTATCTATTGATTTCTCCGTGGATGTCTCGAtcttaaaaacaattaaaacaaTTAGGCATTCatttcgtgagacgacttGTGATTTCTCTAGGGCtctgggaatattctaaaaccCTTTTTGATGGTATTTACAtattctctgctcctgggcctcctacatcGACAAAAGCCTCCCAGCCCAGTGAACCACGTTCTCCGTGGTAATGCCTTACCGACAGGCACATTCACCATCCCCCTATAATATCTATGAAGTACTGTGCGCTCAGCTTATGCACTAAGCTTGCGGTTGGCAGTCGGTAAAGAAGACGCGGGTTGCGCCAGCGCTCGTGGAGAATCGGAGTCGATGAGTATCTGTAAATATCTCTATCGATGTCGCGTTAaactattgaaaaacattgttttttatcaatttgccGGCCAAACTCACActggatttttaatatttaaaaatcgacgaaataaattaaaatacttttAATTTGCCCCCGAATTATCCAATTATTACCATTTTCCATAGCTTCATGAGagattttaattagaaaatcatGTTTCAtattgttattgaaaaattcctgtatcATACGCTAATCTGAACGTTTGATGGTGATCGTTGTTTCTAATTGTCACCGATAACTATTTGTTGCCAATTTCTACTCAGCATCAAAATCACAAGCTTGTAATCGATTACGCGCCGCTCAGCTAATGCGCCCAAAGGGCTGTCTAgttaataaagaaaaaacgttatgcgaattttttttcaatcctccTTCTCCCCCCGCCCCCCGTTTCTATAAATTGGACGTTTATATTTT
This genomic stretch from Diachasmimorpha longicaudata isolate KC_UGA_2023 chromosome 6, iyDiaLong2, whole genome shotgun sequence harbors:
- the Etf-qo gene encoding electron transfer flavoprotein-ubiquinone oxidoreductase, mitochondrial; protein product: MTSAVLHSARLVRGLQNLSKRTYSNAVFPKITTHYTIVPRETDPRWKDIEMERAVDETDILIVGGGPAGMSAAIQAKKLAEKIGKDIRVTLVEKASEVGGHILSGACIDPVALNELIPNWEELGAPLKTPVTEDKFALLTEKGRIPIPIFKGMPMYNHGNYIVRLGHVVGWLGEQAEAAGVDIYCGIAASEILYHEDGSVKGIATNDVGIAKDGSPKSSFERGMELHAKCTIFAEGCHGHLTKQLTNKLNLRANCEPQSYGIGLKEIWEIQPDKHRPGAVEHTIGWPLDKNTYGGSFLYHLNEETPLVAVGFVVGLDYWNPYLHPFKEFQRFKQHPAIRPTFAGGKRVAYGARALVEGGFQSLPKLQFPGGCLVGCTAGFLNVPKIKGVHNAMKSGMLAAESAMEAIVDAETNSPATAGLEPKNYTDKIKDSWIWKELYAVRNFRPSFHSKLGMYGGLMYSGFSMVVGGKEPWTLSHGGADHTKLKPASHCTPIDYPKPDNEVSFDLLSSVALTGTNHEGDQPPHLTLKNDTIPVKQNLAIYDGPEGRFCPAGVYEFVPLETGEGQRLQVNAQNCIHCKTCDIKDPSQNINWVVPEGGGGPAYNGM